The genomic window TCGTACCCGTCGGCCCGGAAGGCATCGGCCATCAGGTCGGTCTCGAACTGGTTCTGCCGGCACCCGAGCGTCGCGAAGGCTACCCGCACCGCCGCAGCTCCGTGAGCAGCGCATCCAGCCGCTGCAAGTTCACCACGTCCTCCCGGTTGTACTCGAGGAGCGTCGCCAGCGCCTCCCCGGCCCCGTAGGCCTCGTACTGGTGCCAGAGGCGCATGGCGTCGAAGCCGTTCACCCCCTTCGTCCAGCGGCGGATCCCGAGCTGCTCCTCCACCCGCTTCAGCCCTCCCTTGAGGCCCACGCGCCAGCACTCGAGCATGAGGTCGCAGGACTCGAATTCCGCCGC from Candidatus Methylomirabilis sp. includes these protein-coding regions:
- a CDS encoding ribonuclease H-like domain-containing protein, with protein sequence MRGYLDIETSFEGAITVVGLYADDRGCVQLVGPDVTEVNLYRTLEGLRTLCTYNGSRFDLPVIRRRLGADLAAEFESCDLMLECWRVGLKGGLKRVEEQLGIRRWTKGVNGFDAMRLWHQYEAYGAGEALATLLEYNREDVVNLQRLDALLTELRRCG